From a region of the Saccharomyces paradoxus chromosome IV, complete sequence genome:
- the HO gene encoding Hop (Site-specific endonuclease~similar to YDL227C): MLSENTTILMASGEIKDIANVTANSYVMCADGSAARVVNVTQGYQKIYNIQQKTKHRAFEGEPGRLDPRRRTVYQRLALQCTAGHKLSVRVPTKPLLEKSGRNATKYKVRWRNLQQCQTLDGRIITIPKNHHKTFPMTVEGEYAAKRFIEEMERSKGEYFNFDIEVRDLDYLDAQLRISSCIRFGPVLTGNGVLSKFLTGRSDLVTPAVKSMAWMLGLWLGDGTTKEPEISVDSLDPKLMESLRKHAKIWGLYLTVCDDHAPLRAKHVRLHYGDGPGENRKTRNLRKNNPFWKAVTILKFKRDLDGEKQIPEFMYGEHIEVREAFLAGLIDSDGYVVKKGEGPESYKIAIQTVYSSIMDGIVHISRSLGMSATVTTRSAREEIIEGRKVQCQFTYDCNVAGGTTLQNVLSYCRSGHKTREVPLIVKRQAVYFGFTDDFQGESTVYGLTIEGHKNFLLGNKIEVKSCRGCCVGEQLKISQRKNLKHCVACPRKGIKYFYKDWSGKNRVCARCYGRYKFSGHHCINCKYVPEAREVKKAKEKGEKLGITPEGLPIKGPECLKCGGILQFDAVRGPHKSCGTNVGARIC; encoded by the coding sequence ATGCTTTCTGAGAACACAACTATTCTGATGGCCAGTGGTGAAATTAAAGACATCGCAAACGTCACGGCCAACTCTTACGTTATGTGCGCAGATGGCTCTGCCGCCCGCGTTGTAAATGTCACACAGGGCTAtcagaaaatttataaTATTCAGCAAAAAACCAAGCACAGAGCTTTTGAAGGTGAACCTGGTAGGTTAGACCCTAGGCGTAGAACAGTTTATCAGCGTCTTGCCTTACAATGTACCGCAGGCCATAAATTGTCAGTCAGGGTCCCTACTAAACCATTGTTGGAAAAAAGTGGCAGGAATGCCACCAAATATAAAGTGAGATGGAGGAATCTGCAGCAATGTCAGACACTCGATGGaagaataataacaattccaaaaaatcatcATAAGACATTTCCGATGACCGTGGAGGGTGAATATGCCGCGAAACGGTTCATAGAAGAAATGGAACGCTCAAAAGGAGAATATTTCAACTTTGACATTGAAGTCAGAGACTTAGATTATCTTGATGCTCAATTGAGAATCTCTAGTTGCATACGTTTTGGGCCAGTGCTTACAGGAAATGGTGTTTTATCTAAATTTCTCACCGGACGTAGCGACCTTGTAACTCCTGCTGTTAAAAGTATGGCTTGGATGCTTGGTCTATGGCTAGGTGACGGTACAACAAAAGAGCCAGAGATCTCAGTGGATAGCTTAGATCCTAAACTAATGGAAAGTTTAAGAAAACATGCTAAAATTTGGGGCCTCTACCTTACGGTTTGTGACGATCACGCTCCGCTGCGTGCCAAACATGTGAGGCTTCATTATGGTGATGGACCAGGTGAAAACAGGAAGACAAGGAAtttaaggaaaaataatCCATTTTGGAAAGCTGTCACGATTCTAAAGTTTAAAAGGGATCTTGATGGGGAAAAGCAAATTCCTGAATTTATGTACGGCGAACACATAGAAGTTCGTGAAGCATTCTTGGCTGGCTTGATCGACTCAGATGGGTACGTCGTGAAAAAGGGAGAAGGCCCTGAATCTTATAAAATAGCAATTCAGACAGTCTATTCATCCATTATGGACGGAATTGTTCATATTTCAAGATCTCTTGGAATGTCTGCTACTGTGACAACTAGATCAGCTAGGGAGGAAATTATTGAGGGAAGGAAAGTCCAATGTCAATTTACATACGACTGTAATGTTGCTGGAGGAACAACATTACAGAATGTTCTGTCATATTGTCGAAGTGGTCATAAAACAAGGGAAGTTCCCCTAATTGTGAAAAGACAAGCCGTATATTTCGGGTTCACGGATGATTTTCAAGGTGAAAGTACCGTATATGGGCTTACAATAGAAGGTCATAAGAATTTCTTGCTAGGCAACAAAATAGAAGTGAAATCATGTCGCGGCTGTTGCGTGGGTGAACAGCTTAAAATATCACAgaggaaaaatttgaagcaCTGTGTTGCCTGCCCCAGAAAGGGAATTAAGTATTTTTATAAAGATTGGAGCGGTAAAAATCGGGTATGTGCTAGATGTTATGGAAGATACAAATTCAGTGGACATCACTGTATAAATTGCAAGTATGTACCAGAAGCACGTGAAGtgaaaaaagcaaaagaaaaaggtgaAAAATTGGGTATTACGCCGGAAGGTTTGCCGATTAAAGGACCAGAGTGTCTAAAATGTGGTGGAATCTTACAGTTCGATGCTGTTCGTGGGCCTCATAAGAGTTGTGGTACTAATGTTGGTGCGCGTATATGCTAA
- the GCS1 gene encoding GTPase-activating protein GCS1 (ADP-ribosylation factor GTPase activating protein (ARF GAP)~similar to YDL226C), whose translation MSDWKVDPDTRRRLLQLQKIGANKKCMDCGAPNPQWATPKFGAFICLECAGIHRGLGVHISFVRSITMDQFKPEELLRMEKGGNEPLTEWFKSHDIDLSLPQKVKYDNPIAEDYKEKLTCLCEDRLFEEREHLDFDGSNLSAASPAAASATPGVTQSREGTPLENRRSATPANSGNASNPQKEKNEAYFAELGKKNQSRPDHLPPSQGGKYQGFGSTPANLSQERSAGSANTLSLENFQADPLGTLSRGWGLFSSAVTKSFEDVNETVIKPHVQQWQSGELSEETKRAAAQFGQKFQETSSYGFQAFSNFTKNFNGSAEDNSTAANTTHTGYQKIDNTDKTNEQDEDKWDDF comes from the coding sequence ATGTCAGATTGGAAAGTGGATCCAGATACCCGTAGACGCCTTTTGCAGTTGCAGAAGATTGGTGCGAACAAGAAATGTATGGATTGTGGTGCACCAAATCCACAATGGGCAACGCCTAAATTTGGAGCATTTATTTGCCTTGAATGTGCCGGTATTCATAGAGGCCTTGGCGTGCATATATCGTTTGTGAGATCTATCACCATGGACCAGTTTAAACCGGAGGAGCTACTTCGCATGGAAAAAGGTGGTAATGAACCTTTGACCGAATGGTTCAAATCGCATGATATTGACTTGAGTTTACCACAAAAAGTGAAGTACGATAATCCCATTGCAGAGGattacaaagaaaagttaACATGTCTTTGCGAAGACAGATTATTTGAAGAGCGTGAGCATTTGGATTTTGATGGTTCGAACTTATCAGCAGCCTCTCCTGCCGCTGCCTCCGCTACGCCTGGTGTTACTCAAAGTCGAGAAGGGACACCTTTGGAAAACCGTCGCTCTGCAACACCAGCAAATTCAGGTAATGCTTCCAATCCTCAAAAGGAGAAGAACGAAGCTTATTTTGCTGAGCTAGGCAAAAAGAACCAATCTAGGCCTGATCATCTGCCCCCTTCTCAAGGTGGTAAATATCAGGGTTTTGGCAGCACACCTGCAAATCTTTCACAAGAACGGTCTGCAGGGTCCGCCAATACGTTGAGCctggaaaattttcaagcaGATCCTTTGGGAACATTGAGCAGAGGATGGGGCCTCTTCTCCAGTGCAGTAACTAAATCTTTTGAGGACGTAAATGAAACGGTTATTAAGCCTCATGTCCAACAATGGCAATCTGGAGAATTATCGGAAGAGACGAAGAGAGCAGCCGCCCAATTTGGTCAAAAGTTCCAAGAAACAAGTAGTTATGGGTTCCAAGCATTTAGTAACTTCACtaaaaatttcaatggtAGTGCAGAAGATAACTCTACTGCAGCGAATACGACCCATACAGGATATCAAAAGATTGATAATACAGATAAGACAAACGAACAGGACGAAGATAAATGGGACGATTTCTAA
- the SHS1 gene encoding septin SHS1 (Component of the septin ring that is required for cytokinesis~similar to YDL225W), with product MSAASTPPINLFRRKKEYKRGITYTMLLCGPAGTGKTTFANNLLETKIFPHKYQYGESNASISSNPEVKVVAPTKVVSFNSKNGIPSYVSEFDPMRANLEPGITITSTSLELGGNKDQGKPETNEDDTVFFNLIMTHGIGENLDDSLSSEEVMSYLEQQFDIVLAEETRIKRNPRFEDTRVHVALYFIEPTGHGLREVDVELMKSISKYTNVLPIITRADSFTKEELTQFRKNIMFDVERYNVPIYKFEVDPEDDDLESMEENQALASLQPFAIITSDTRNSEGKYVREYPWGVISIDDDKISDLKVLKNVLFGSHLQEFKDTTQNLLYENYRSEKLSSVANTEEIGPSSTKRQSNAPSLSNFASLISTGQFNSSQTLANNLKADTPRNQVSGNFKENEYEDNREHDPTENEQEMSPVRQLGREIKQENENLIRSIKTESSPKFLNSPDLPERTKLRNISETVPYVLRHERILARQQKLEELEAQSAKELQKRIQELERKAHELKLREKLINQNKLNGSSSSINSLQQSTRSQIKKNGTYTDLASIASGRD from the coding sequence ATGAGCGCTGCTTCCACACCACCAATTAACTTATTCCGTAGAAAGAAGGAATATAAACGTGGGATCACATATACAATGTTACTATGTGGGCCAGCAGGTACAGGAAAGACTACATTTGCTAACAATTTGTTGGAGACTAAGATCTTCCCGCATAAATATCAATACGGTGAATCAAATGCTTCTATTAGCTCCAATCCAGAAGTGAAAGTTGTTGCTCCTACTAAAGTTGTTTCATTTAATTCGAAGAACGGGATTCCATCCTATGTGTCTGAATTTGACCCAATGAGAGCCAACTTGGAACCAGGTATCACCATCACCTCCACTTCATTAGAACTTGGGGGCAACAAAGATCAAGGAAAACCGGAAACGAACGAAGATGATAccgttttcttcaacttaATTATGACACATGGTATAGGTGAGAACTTAGACGATTCATTGTCTTCTGAGGAAGTCATGTCGTATTTAGAACAACAATTTGACATTGTTTTAGCTGAAGAAACcagaattaaaagaaatcCGAGGTTTGAGGACACCAGGGTTCATGTCGCAttatatttcattgaaCCCACGGGACACGGTCTAAGAGAAGTTGATGTAGAGCTCATGAAAAGCATCTCCAAATACACGAATGTGCTGCCAATCATAACAAGAGCTGACTCATTTACGAAGGAAGAATTAACCCAATTTAGGAAAAATATTATGTTTGATGTGGAAAGATACAACGTCCCAATTTACAAATTTGAGGTTGACCCtgaggatgatgatttAGAATCCATGGAAGAGAACCAAGCCCTGGCATCCTTGCAACCGTTTGCTATCATAACCTCAGACACCAGGAACAGCGAGGGTAAATATGTTAGGGAGTATCCGTGGGGGGTAATATCGATCGACGATGACAAAATCTCGGACTTGAAGGTTCTAAAAAACGTCTTGTTTGGCTCTCACTTACAAGAATTTAAAGACACTACACAAAATTTACTTTACGAGAACTATCGTTCCGAAAAACTGTCATCCGTGGCCAACACTGAAGAAATTGGCCCCAGTTCTACAAAGAGACAGTCAAATGCTCCAAGCTTAAGCAATTTTGCGTCTTTGATAAGCACCGGTCAATTCAATTCTTCTCAAACTCTTGCAAATAATTTAAAAGCAGATACACCAAGAAATCAAGTAAGTGGAAACTTTAAGGAAAACGAATATGAAGACAACCGTGAACATGATCCTACAgaaaatgaacaagaaatgTCTCCTGTGAGACAATTGGGCAGAGAGataaaacaagaaaatgaaaatttaataAGATCGATCAAAACAGAATCGTCACCAAAGTTTTTGAACTCTCCAGACCTACCAGAACGTACTAAATtaagaaatatttcagAAACCGTACCATATGTCTTAAGACATGAAAGAATTCTAGCAAGACAACAAAAACtggaagaattggaagCTCAGTCAGCCAAGgaattacaaaaaagaatccAAGAATTGGAGAGGAAAGCGCATGAGTTGAAATTGAGAGAAAAACTAATAAATCAGAATAAACTAAATGGTTCATCATCCTCAATCAATTCTCTACAACAGAGCACAAGAAGccaaattaagaaaaatggcACGTATACTGATTTAGCCTCTATTGCGTCTGGTAGAGATTGA
- the WHI4 gene encoding Whi4p (RNA binding protein~similar to YDL224C) — protein sequence MSLVHGQTNLSESKFLIERAFSSSSENVPLSKEATYPMPTAYSFSTVRSNSETNIKKEKPHGFAGEPVMTSMLHNLTMSTGSGDGNNINSLAPHDVDVGPYCLLLRNLPKDITLRECYCIFSLATGVSSIELKRDDREPSNGNEKVVVVKFGSLSLVTHYANILNSKAEIFGPSFPFRSHIDVVNEQTQFPVSFQEHVSVSTTNSSPKNYQLSSSAQNEIQNQTFNTISYGGTSSSPLGPSAAKIRPSLLSERSLRFSFNDPFGLETVSQRKESVPFLRNSISQHDLSNVTTTSVPAGVPPQKDAGKSLLLLEKDEISESIWNGDELVNNVGNSSYSASLREPPMSSTPVMEWNASSTANIPLFQLSSQENHQSNFLPPSHHSISQDVPHIQSQPNLNNSGVIHSTTSLPQYHLLNQINGATKTHNVQQNVSNVPSNLELNLQTENNHSQSSASNGSSIFNNQKANQGFLVHEQDTSTLSQQKECSSTVSASAFSKNNETNVAGSTTISQADLSLLAKVPPPANPADQNPPCNTLYVGNLPPDATEQELRQLFSNQQGFRRLSFRNKMTSHGHGNGHGHGPICFVEFEDVSFATRALAELYGSQLPHPRPSLNNKGGIRLSFSKNPLGVRGSNSRSKSGYTFNGSYGKS from the coding sequence ATGTCATTAGTGCATGGTCAAACGAATCTAAGCGAATCCAAATTTCTTATAGAAAGGGCATTTAGTTCTAGTTCAGAAAACGTTCCGTTATCAAAGGAGGCAACATATCCCATGCCCACTGCATATAGTTTTTCCACAGTTAGGAGCAACAGCGAGactaatatcaaaaaagagaaaccGCACGGTTTCGCGGGAGAACCTGTTATGACTTCTATGCTTCACAATTTGACCATGTCCACGGGAAGTGGGGACGGGAACAATATCAATTCTTTAGCTCCACATGATGTGGATGTTGGACCCTACTGTCTTTTGCTGAGGAATTTGCCAAAAGACATTACACTTAGAGAATGTTATTgtatattttcattagcCACTGGAGTATCAAGTATAGAATTAAAAAGGGATGATAGAGAACCCTCtaatggaaatgaaaaagttgttgTGGTCAAATTTGGATCCCTGTCCTTAGTAACTCACTATGCTAATATATTGAACTCGAAAGCTGAGATTTTTGGACCTAGTTTCCCGTTTCGATCTCATATTGACGTAGTGAATGAACAAACGCAATTTCCAGTGAGTTTTCAAGAACATGTTTCAGTTAGCACCACAAACAGTTCTCCAAAGAATTATCAATTATCTTCCAGTGcacaaaatgaaattcaaaatcaaacgTTTAATACTATATCATATGGAGGAACTAGTTCCTCTCCGTTAGGGCCTTCAGCGGCCAAGATAAGACCTTCGCTACTTTCTGAAAGATCTCTCCGCTTTTCATTTAATGATCCATTCGGACTGGAAACAGTCTCTCAAAGGAAAGAATCCGTACCCTTTCTACGAAATAGCATCTCACAACATGATTTATCAAACGTAACCACCACTTCAGTTCCAGCAGGAGTGCCACCACAAAAGGACGCTGGCAAGTCACTTTTGCTTCTagaaaaggatgaaataAGTGAAAGTATTTGGAATGGTGATGAATTAGTTAATAATGTTGGTAATTCTTCATATAGTGCATCTTTACGAGAGCCTCCGATGTCATCGACACCTGTGATGGAGTGGAATGCTTCCTCGACTGCTAATATTCCTCTTTTCCAACTATCTAGCCAAGAAAATCACCAATCTAATTTTTTACCGCCATCCCATCATTCAATTAGCCAGGACGTTCCACACATTCAATCACAGCCTAATCTGAACAATTCAGGGGTGATACATTCCACGACTTCTCTACCGCAATATCACTTGTTGAACCAAATTAATGGTGCTACTAAGACGCATAATGTTCAACAGAATGTTTCTAATGTTCCTTCCAATTTAGAACTCAACCTCCAAACGGAAAATAACCACTCACAATCTTCTGCCTCTAATGGTTCTTCAATATTCAACAACCAAAAGGCAAATCAAGGCTTCTTAGTACATGAACAAGATACCAGTACATTATCGCAACAGAAAGAATGCTCTTCTACAGTTTCTGCCTCTGCATTTTCGAAAAATAACGAAACAAATGTGGCAGGCTCCACAACTATTTCACAGGCTGATTTGTCACTATTAGCAAAGGTACCACCACCGGCGAATCCTGCGGACCAGAATCCTCCTTGCAATACTTTATATGTGGGAAATCTACCACCAGATGCCACGGAACAAGAACTAAGGCAATTGTTTTCCAATCAGCAAGGTTTTCGTAGATTATCctttagaaataaaatgacCTCTCACGGTCATGGCAATGGTCATGGCCATGGTCCAATTTGTTTTGTAGAATTTGAGGATGTTAGCTTTGCCACTAGAGCATTGGCAGAATTATATGGTAGTCAACTACCTCACCCCCGTCCTTCTCTCAACAACAAAGGAGGTATCAGATTAAGCTTTTCTAAAAATCCATTAGGTGTTAGAGGCTCAAACAGCAGGAGTAAATCCGGCTACACCTTTAATGGAAGTTATGGGAAATCATGA
- the HBT1 gene encoding Hbt1p (Shmoo tip protein, substrate of Hub1p ubiquitin-like protein~similar to YDL223C), whose protein sequence is MNMNESTSRDGQSEEEQNNFPFGGKPGSYDSNSNSAQRKKSFSTTKPTEYNLPKEQPESTTKNLESKAKNILLPWRKKHNKDSENSHDDADAATSRHTNVTSNVNPTSTDTKSSSGPNATVTTHGYSYVKTTTPTATTEHSKVKTSPSASHEHSNVKTSPTTHEHPKVGAGHSGVAATHAHNNAKSSTSPTAHAHSNVNAGSSGTTSTTYGHSNVKNTSPTTTHEHSKMNTGTSATATTHGHANIKKTYPVTHDHSNSSTDPKSTAATRGHSVSSSGPKSTGAAHDNSHTKTSPSTTHGHSSVKDSSLATKEYSNVDSGSDRDAMPGSFRGITGGDVNPVDPSVYTSTGPKSNVSSGMNAVDPSVYMDTSSKSTERRKTSDNTATGPPQDTIREIAQNVKMDESEQTGLKNDQISGSDVIQQQTMDPKYKGTMGTGGFVSHYNDDNKNIQYPEKNKVEKQNISERAAEKFNSERDDILESGDDYQQKNIKSKTDSNWGPIEYNTSAGKNKNLQDVVIPPSGMKDIPHNDTSVSQQKSKSDNKWGPMKYDDGKGIKDDNLQNIVGSEGGSQNANKNFDMSPRDEGQWSGVSKDKTTQNIVVPPNMKDEDLNKGSSNKPHQYGLDYLDDVEDYNENDIDDYSNAKDKNLYPGKAYQDKPTNYGYEQREEIPGSYKPDTISNSMQRQDEDPLSPRQTTHHAGMETAADEGLGSYEFSNVSGNRKLSDLSKNKSGPTPTRSNFIDQVEPRRAKTTQNITSDVKDSTNIPETGNTGSVDPGRAAVKSKTFSSNPFDDSKDVDTPSKNTNVAAFDNARTADTTTYAKSGDTKTAAYDNIGKADPTYAKSQNTPGMTYGQETPSEKMADYGSGGNSQSQEYSSDDNIDVNKNTKVLEEDAADYKHEVDLKNKRRTDIGGPNAANTYAAEVGNFPSLIDPHVPTYGFKDTDTSSSQKPSENTYPETSSYSIHNETTSQGRKVSVGSTGSGKSKHQHNHGHHHHSRQNSSKASDYDYNLSHSAEHTPRHHRYGSDEGEQDYEEEEQDEEHAGKQSFMGRVRNSISGGTFGFRSEI, encoded by the coding sequence ATGAATATGAACGAGTCCACTTCCAGAGATGGACAgagtgaagaagaacaaaataattttccttttggtGGTAAGCCCGGTTCCTACGATTCGAACTCTAATTCTGCTCAACGCAAAAAGTCTTTCAGTACTACAAAGCCAACCGAATATAACTTGCCAAAAGAGCAGCCAGAATCAACGACCAAGAACTTGGAAAGCAAGGCCAAAAACATTCTTCTACCTTGGAGAAAGAAGCACAATAAAGACTCAGAAAACTCACATGACGATGCTGACGCCGCCACTAGCCGCCACACCAACGTAACTTCCAACGTGAATCCTACTTCTACCGATACTAAGTCAAGTTCAGGCCCTAACGCTACTGTTACTACCCATGGATACTCTTATGTCAAGACAACGACACCAACTGCTACAACTGAGCACTCCAAAGTGAAAACTTCACCTTCTGCCAGTCATGAACATTCAAATGTAAAGACGTCTCCCACTACGCATGAACATCCCAAAGTTGGCGCTGGGCATTCGGGTGTTGCGGCCACGCATGCCCACAATAATGCCAAAAGTAGCACATCTCCCACTGCTCATGCACACTCAAATGTCAACGCTGGTTCCTCTGGAACCACTTCTACCACTTATGGTCATTCTAATGTGAAAAATACATCTCCTACTACGACTCATGAACATTCTAAGATGAACACTGGTACCTCAGCTACTGCCACTACACATGGACACGCcaacatcaaaaaaacTTATCCTGTTACTCATGATCACTCTAATTCCAGCACTGATCCTAAATCTACAGCTGCTACTCGTGGTCACTCCGTTTCCAGCTCTGGTCCTAAATCTACCGGTGCTGCACACGATAACTCCCACACTAAAACAAGTCCTTCAACTACTCACGGACACTCTAGTGTTAAAGATAGTTCTTTAGCTACCAAAGAATATTCGAATGTGGATTCCGGGTCTGATCGTGATGCTATGCCTGGCAGCTTCCGCGGCATAACTGGCGGTGATGTAAACCCTGTTGATCCCAGTGTTTATACAAGCACCGGCCCAAAGAGCAATGTTAGCTCTGGTATGAACGCTGTCGACCCTAGTGTCTACATGGACACGAGTTCGAAGTCTACTGAACGTAGAAAGACCTCTGACAACACCGCCACTGGTCCTCCACAAGATACAATCAGAGAGATTGCGCAAAACGTTAAGATGGACGAGAGTGAGCAAACTGGATTAAAAAATGATCAAATCTCCGGTTCTGATGTAATCCAACAACAAACTATGGATCCCAAGTATAAAGGAACAATGGGTACAGGCGGCTTTGTAAGTCATTATAACGATGACAATAAAAACATCCAATATcctgaaaagaataaagtCGAAAAACAGAATATATCTGAAAGAGCTGCTGAGAAATTCAATAGTGAAAGAGATGACATTTTGGAATCTGGCGATGATTATcaacagaaaaatattaaatcTAAAACAGATTCCAATTGGGGCCCAATTGAGTACAATACTAGTGCTggtaaaaataagaatCTGCAAGATGTTGTCATACCACCTTCTGGTATGAAAGACATTCCCCACAATGATACATCTGTATCCCAACAGAAATCTAAATCTGATAACAAATGGGGTCCTATGAAGTATGATGATGGCAAAGGTATAAAAGATGACAATTTGCAAAATATTGTTGGTTCAGAAGGTGGCTCACAAAATgcaaacaaaaatttcgaTATGTCTCCCCGTGATGAGGGCCAATGGTCAGGGGTTTCTAAGGATAAAACTACTCAAAACATCGTTGTACCACCTAATATGAAGGATGAAGATCTGAATAAGGGCTCTTCTAACAAGCCCCATCAATATGGGTTAGATTATTTGGATGATGTTGAAGATTATAACGAAAACGATATTGACGATTACTCAAATGCAAAGGATAAGAACCTGTATCCGGGGAAAGCGTATCAGGACAAACCAACAAATTACGGTTATGAGCAGAGAGAGGAAATTCCAGGTTCTTATAAGCCTGATAccatttcaaattcaatgCAAAGACAAGATGAAGACCCATTATCTCCAAGGCAAACGACTCACCATGCCGGAATGGAAACTGCAGCAGATGAGGGACTTGGGAGTTACGAATTCTCGAATGTGTCAGGTAACAGAAAATTATCTGATCTAAGCAAGAATAAATCGGGTCCAACACCAACGCGTTCTAATTTCATTGATCAAGTTGAACCGAGAAGAGCGAAGACCACACAGAACATTACCTCTGATGTCAAGGATTCTACCAATATTCCAGAAACAGGTAACACTGGAAGCGTAGACCCTGGAAGGGCAGCTGTGAAATCCAAGACCTTCAGCTCTAACCCATTCGATGATAGTAAAGATGTAGATACTCCTTCCAAAAACACAAATGTCGCCGCATTTGATAACGCCAGAACTGCAGACACTACTACATACGCCAAATCAGGAGACACTAAAACTGCTGCATACGATAATATTGGAAAGGCAGATCCTACATATGCCAAATCACAAAATACTCCTGGAATGACTTATGGTCAGGAAACACCATCGGAGAAAATGGCCGATTATGGTTCTGGCGGTAATTCCCAAAGTCAAGAATATTCTAGCGACGATAATATTGATGTGAACAAGAATACAAAAGTTTTAGAAGAAGACGCTGCGGACTACAAGCACGAAGTggatttgaagaacaagcGTAGAACTGATATTGGCGGTCCCAATGCCGCAAACACCTATGCTGCCGAAGTCGGTAATTTCCCTAGTTTGATCGACCCACATGTTCCAACTTATGGATTCAAAGACACCGATACTTCTAGTTCTCAAAAACCATCCGAGAATACCTATCCAGAAACCAGTTCTTATTCAATTCATAATGAAACGACTTCACAGGGAAGAAAAGTCTCGGTGGGTTCAACGGGTTCCGGAAAATCGAAACATCAACACAATCACGGTCATCACCATCACAGCAGacaaaattcttcaaaagcatCTGACTACGACTATAATCTAAGCCACTCAGCTGAACACACCCCGAGACATCATCGGTATGGTTCTGATGAGGGTGAGCAAGAttatgaagaagaagagcaagATGAGGAACATGCTGGTAAGCAAAGTTTTATGGGCAGAGTGAGAAATAGTATTTCTGGCGGTACTTTTGGATTTAGAAGTGAAATTTAA
- the FMP45 gene encoding Fmp45p (Integral membrane protein localized to mitochondria~similar to YDL222C), whose amino-acid sequence MIFKRFVNLLVFLFLLGAGLLTFFLILSGGRESGTLKNFYWLQADTDGFNSAPSTTRWYNYNWCGYEDGQLANCSSRAPAKPFSPRDNFGNSANLPSSFRNNRDAYYYLSRVGWAMLLIALFFIVMALVPGFLATFLPFKAVPVLYCVLSWLAFFFIILAACLYTGCYVKARKTFHNSGRSARLGPKNFAFIWTSVFLMLVNAIWSTIFSATHKGHSTYSDHDMYAQYESPSVDTGAQMEKSTYNSGVTDGAGPVTAAPVVGQPQPTTTTTQAGNGKFFQKLKTRKQVPSTELEPAGDGGLAGPVTVRD is encoded by the coding sequence ATGATTTTTAAAAGGTTCGTTAATTTGCTCGTGTTTTTATTCCTACTCGGTGCTGGCTTATTGACgttttttcttattctgTCTGGAGGCAGAGAATCTGGAACGCTGAAGAATTTCTATTGGTTACAAGCCGATACAGACGGCTTTAACAGCGCTCCTTCCACCACGAGGTGGTACAACTACAACTGGTGTGGCTATGAAGACGGCCAGCTAGCTAATTGCTCAAGTAGAGCACCCGCCAAGCCTTTCTCTCCAAGAGATAACTTTGGAAACTCAGCCAATTTACCATCGTCATTCAGAAATAACCGGGATGCCTATTATTATCTGTCCAGGGTTGGATGGGCCATGCTGCTGATtgccctttttttcatagtAATGGCGCTGGTACCTGGATTTTTGGCTACATTTCTTCCTTTCAAGGCGGTGCCAGTCTTGTACTGTGTGTTGTCCTGGTtggccttttttttcataatattGGCTGCGTGCTTGTACACAGGCTGCTATGTAAAGGCTAGAAAGACATTCCACAACAGTGGGAGGTCTGCAAGACTGGGGCCTAAAAACTTCGCGTTCATCTGGACTTCGGTCTTCTTGATGCTCGTGAATGCCATTTGGTCTACCATATTCAGCGCTACCCACAAGGGCCACTCCACCTACTCGGACCATGACATGTACGCTCAATATGAAAGCCCTTCCGTTGACACCGGTGCCCAAATGGAGAAATCCACCTACAACAGCGGCGTGACGGACGGCGCGGGCCCTGTCACAGCCGCACCTGTGGTTGGGCAGCCTCAACCTACAACTACTACTACTCAAGCTGGCAACGGCAAGTTCTTTCAGAAActgaaaacaagaaagcAGGTGCCCTCAACTGAGTTAGAACCAGCTGGGGATGGCGGTCTTGCTGGGCCTGTAACTGTACGCGActag